The stretch of DNA TCCTGTGCGTGTTCGCGCCCCGCAACGCCGACGAGGCGCACCGGGTGCTGGCCGAGCACGGCTCCCTGGTGGTCCTCACGCCCACGGACCGGCATCTGGGGGAACTGGTGGACCTGCTCGGCATGGTCCGGGTGGACGACCGCAAGGTCGAGCGGCTCGGGGCCGCGATGTCCGGGCGGTTCGAGCGCACCGACCACGTGGCCGTGGAGTATCCGATGTCGTTGTCGCACCTCGACGTGACGCGCCTGGTCGGGATGGGGCCGTCGGCGCGGCACCTGACACCCGACCGGCTCGCATCCTCGATCGCCGCGCTGCCGCAGGAATATCCCGTGACGGCGTCGGTGACCGTGTCCACCTACACACGGCTCTGAAGCGTCTCCGTCAGCGGCGCGACAGCGCGTCCTGGTAGACGTCGAGGGTCTGTTGCGCGATGGCCGCCCAGGAGAACTCGGCGATCGCCCGCGCCCGCCCCGCCTTGCCCATGGCCTCGGCGGTGCCGACGTCGGAGGCGATCGCGTTGACCGACTCGGCCAGCGCCTGCTCGAACGCCTCCGGCTCGTACGAGTTGTAGTGCACCAGACGGCCGGTGACCCCGTCGTCCACCACCTCCGGGATGCCTCCGACATCGGATGCCACGACCGCGGTCTCGCAGGCCATGGCCTCGAGGTTCACGATCCCCAGCGGCTCGTACACGGACGGGCACACGAAGACGGTTGCGGCCGACAGGATTTCCCGCACCTGTTCGGTGGGGAGCATCTCGCGCACCCAGAACACGTTGCCGCGGTGCGCCGCGAGGGCGGCGACGGCCTGCTCGGTCTCGGCGGCGATCTCCGGGGTGTCGGGGGCGCCGGCGCACAGCACCAACTGGATCTCGGGCGCGAAGTGGTGTGCTGCGGCGATCAGATGACCGACGCCCTTCTGCCGCGTGATGCGGCCGACGAACGCCACCATCGGCTGGTCCGGGTCGACTCCGATCTTCGTCAGCGCGGACTGCCCATGACCTGCCGGACCCGCGTGCCAGACGGACGTGTCGATCCCGTTGCGCACCACGTGGACCCGGTGCGGGTCGACGAACGGGTACGCGTCGAGGACGTCGAGTCGCATGCCGGCGCTCACGGCGATCACTGCGTCTGCGTGCTCCACCGCGTTGCGCTCGGACCACGACGAGATGCGGTAGCCGCCGCCCAGCTGCTCCGCCTTCCAGGGCCTGCGCGGCTCGAGGGAGTGGGCGGTGAGGATGTGCGGCACGTCGTACAGCGCGGACGCCAGGTGGCCGGCGAGGCCGGTGTACCAGGTGTGGGAGTGCACGACGTCGGCGCCCGTCGCGGCGTCCGCCATGCGCAGTTCGGCGGACAGCGTCGCGAGCGCCGGATTGGCCCCCGCCAGCGCGGGATCGGGGGTGTGGACGACCGCCCCGACGCGCGGAGCGCCCATACAGTGCACGTCCACCTCGCACAGCTGCTTCAACTGAGCAACCAGTTCGGTGACGTGTACACCCGCACCGCCATAGATCTCCGGTGGGTATTCCTTGGTCATCATCGCCACCCGCACCGGCCTAACGTAGCCGTCCGGGCGGCTTCGGGCCACCGCTCTCGGACACATTCGGGTATCGGAGAAATTGTGAGTCGGCGCTTCGCTGGCGGGGGGAGTGGCCGCCCGATAGGTTGACAGGGTGAGGAGCCAGCCACATGTGCTTGGAATCGTGCTCGCCGGCGGCGAGGGCAAACGTCTCTATCCGCTCACCGCGGATCGGGCGAAGCCCGCTGTGCCTTTCGGAGGCGCCTACCGGTTGATCGATTTCGTGCTCAGCAATTTGGTCAATGCGGGATACCTCCGCCTGTGTGTTCTGACGCAGTACAAGTCGCATTCGTTGGACCGCCACATTTCTCAGACGTGGCGACTGTCCGGGTTCGCGGGTGAATACATCACTCCCGTTCCCGCGCAGCAACGTCTGGGCCCGCGCTGGTACACCGGCAGTGCCGATGCGATCCTGCAGTCGCTGAACCTCGTCTACGACGAGGACCCCGAGTACATCGTCGTGTTCGGTGCCGACCACGTGTACCGGATGGACCCGGAGCAGATGGTGCAGCACCACATCGAATCGGGCGCCGGGGTGACGGTGGCAGGGATCCGGGTGCCGCGCAGCGAGGCGTTCGCGTTCGGCTGCATCGACAGCGACGAGTCGGGCCGCATCGTGCAGTTCCTCGAGAAGCCGGCGCATCCGCCGGGGACCCCGGACGACCCCAACATGACGTTCGCGTCGATGGGTAACTACGTGTTCACCACCAAGGTGCTCGTCGACGCCATCCGGGCCGACTCCGAGAACTCCGATTCCGACCACGACATGGGCGGCGACATCATCCCCGCGCTCGTCGAGGCGGGCGAGGCCTCCGTGTACGACTTCAAGGACAACGTCGTCCCCGGGGCCACCGACCGGGACCGGGGCTACTGGCGGGACGTGGGAACGCTCGACGCGTTCTACGACGCCCACATGGATCTCGTGTCGGTCCACCCCATCTTCAACCTCTACAACCGGCGCTGGCCGATCCGCGGCGAGACGGAGAACCTGGCGCCCGCCAAGTTCGTGCAGGGCGGCCTCGCGCAGGAGTCCGTGGTCGGGGCCGGCTGCATCCTGTCGGCGGCCACGGTGCGCAACTCCGTGCTCAGCTCCAATGTGATGGTCGACAGCGGCGCGACCGTGGAGGGCAGCGTCCTCATGCCGGGTGTGCGCATCGGCAAGGGCGCCGTCGTGCGCCGCGCGATCCTCGACAAGAACGTGGTCGTCGGCGACGGGGAGATAATCGGCGTCGACCTCGAGCGCGACAAGCAGCGCTTCGCCGTGAGCAACGGCGGAGTCGTCGCCATCGGCAAGGGCGTGTGGATCTAGCTCAGAGCTTGGACGCGCAGAGCAGGCCGTCGCCGATCGGCAGGAACACGCGGATCAGTTTGTCGTCCTCGGCGAGCGCCTTCGCGGCCTCGCGGACGGCGACGGTCGCGGCGTCCCGCTGGCTCGGGTCGACGACCCGGCCGCCGTGCAGCGCGTTGTGCAGCACGATCGCGCCGCCC from Rhodococcus opacus B4 encodes:
- the glgA gene encoding glycogen synthase; its protein translation is MRVAMMTKEYPPEIYGGAGVHVTELVAQLKQLCEVDVHCMGAPRVGAVVHTPDPALAGANPALATLSAELRMADAATGADVVHSHTWYTGLAGHLASALYDVPHILTAHSLEPRRPWKAEQLGGGYRISSWSERNAVEHADAVIAVSAGMRLDVLDAYPFVDPHRVHVVRNGIDTSVWHAGPAGHGQSALTKIGVDPDQPMVAFVGRITRQKGVGHLIAAAHHFAPEIQLVLCAGAPDTPEIAAETEQAVAALAAHRGNVFWVREMLPTEQVREILSAATVFVCPSVYEPLGIVNLEAMACETAVVASDVGGIPEVVDDGVTGRLVHYNSYEPEAFEQALAESVNAIASDVGTAEAMGKAGRARAIAEFSWAAIAQQTLDVYQDALSRR
- the glgC gene encoding glucose-1-phosphate adenylyltransferase; translated protein: MRSQPHVLGIVLAGGEGKRLYPLTADRAKPAVPFGGAYRLIDFVLSNLVNAGYLRLCVLTQYKSHSLDRHISQTWRLSGFAGEYITPVPAQQRLGPRWYTGSADAILQSLNLVYDEDPEYIVVFGADHVYRMDPEQMVQHHIESGAGVTVAGIRVPRSEAFAFGCIDSDESGRIVQFLEKPAHPPGTPDDPNMTFASMGNYVFTTKVLVDAIRADSENSDSDHDMGGDIIPALVEAGEASVYDFKDNVVPGATDRDRGYWRDVGTLDAFYDAHMDLVSVHPIFNLYNRRWPIRGETENLAPAKFVQGGLAQESVVGAGCILSAATVRNSVLSSNVMVDSGATVEGSVLMPGVRIGKGAVVRRAILDKNVVVGDGEIIGVDLERDKQRFAVSNGGVVAIGKGVWI